The following proteins come from a genomic window of Maribacter sp. HTCC2170:
- the lpxK gene encoding tetraacyldisaccharide 4'-kinase produces the protein MQLLRKIAFPFSLIYALVVHIRNYLYDTGLFTSKSFKTPTICVGNLSVGGTGKTPMIEYLIENLSTSFKIAVLSRGYRRKSKGYVLAGTESKVEDIGDEPYQIHSKFPNISVAVDADRCRGIRKLQETIQPDVILLDDAFQHRKVQPQFSLLLTSYDNLYIKDWYLPTGDLRDSKREAKRANIIIVTKCPVHLNKRIQEEIIKNLNPKQDQQVLFCYYYYSEKLLGNNSSVSLDDFKGKRITLVTGIANPKALVDYLAGKGIDFEHLEYKDHHFFTKQEIDLINSKEHVLTTEKDFVRLNNEVENLHYISVKHVFLDEGSSVLERSLQQVMS, from the coding sequence ATGCAACTCCTTAGAAAAATAGCCTTTCCTTTTTCCCTGATTTACGCCCTTGTGGTCCATATTAGAAATTATCTCTACGATACTGGTTTGTTTACAAGTAAATCTTTCAAAACACCAACAATTTGTGTTGGTAACCTTAGTGTTGGTGGTACAGGCAAAACACCTATGATCGAGTATTTGATTGAAAATCTTTCAACTTCTTTTAAAATAGCAGTGTTAAGTAGGGGATATAGGCGTAAATCTAAAGGTTATGTTTTAGCAGGGACGGAGAGCAAAGTTGAGGATATAGGTGATGAGCCTTATCAAATACATTCAAAATTTCCAAATATATCAGTAGCAGTTGATGCCGATAGATGTCGTGGGATTCGTAAGCTTCAGGAAACGATACAACCTGACGTTATTCTACTTGATGATGCCTTTCAACATAGAAAGGTTCAGCCCCAATTTTCATTGCTGCTAACATCATATGACAACTTGTACATAAAAGATTGGTATCTACCTACAGGAGATTTAAGAGATAGTAAAAGAGAGGCTAAACGCGCTAATATTATCATTGTAACAAAATGCCCAGTGCATTTAAATAAAAGGATTCAAGAGGAGATTATTAAAAATCTAAACCCTAAGCAAGACCAGCAGGTGTTGTTTTGTTATTATTATTACAGTGAGAAACTTTTAGGAAATAATTCATCGGTTAGTTTAGATGATTTTAAGGGCAAGAGGATAACATTGGTAACGGGAATTGCCAATCCCAAGGCCTTAGTAGATTATTTAGCGGGTAAAGGAATAGATTTTGAGCATTTAGAGTACAAAGACCATCATTTTTTTACGAAACAGGAAATAGACCTAATTAACTCAAAGGAGCATGTCTTAACCACTGAGAAGGATTTTGTTAGGTTAAATAATGAAGTTGAAAACTTACATTATATTTCGGTAAAACACGTTTTTTTGGATGAAGGTTCGTCAGTTTTAGAAAGGTCACTTCAACAAGTTATGAGCTGA
- a CDS encoding FAD-dependent oxidoreductase has translation MSQTSKNIAIVGSGLVGSLLAIYLRKLGHAITVFDRRPDIRTIEFSGRSINLAMSNRGWRALDEIGIEEEIKKIAIPLDKRAMHVVGKPMYFQHYGEEGEAIWSISRGVLNRKMIDLAEEAGVKFKFEEKVWDVDLPAAKLQTGETEKGEWKEYAYDLIFGCDGAFSRIRHKMQRRSRFDYSQDFIDVGYKELTIPANSDGSHKLDANSFHIWPRGRFMFIAMPNIDGSFTCTLFMPFEGDISFESIRTHEEARTFFRTHFPSVDQEIENLAHDFFKNPTSAMVTMKCYPWTYWDKVALVGDSAHAIVPFYGQGMNAGFEDIFVLNKIIKEEGDNWEAIFQQYQKKRKPNADAIAELSYRNFMEMSSKTADPKFLMQKKIEKRFAQKYPDKWVPLYSRVTFSHRPYSEALAIGNAQEKIMSQIMDFPDIEKKWDSDEIEQEILNMLP, from the coding sequence ATGAGTCAAACATCAAAAAACATTGCTATAGTGGGGTCCGGTTTAGTGGGCTCACTTTTAGCTATCTACTTGAGAAAATTAGGACACGCCATTACAGTTTTTGACAGAAGACCTGATATTAGAACAATAGAATTTTCGGGACGTTCAATTAACCTCGCCATGAGTAATAGGGGGTGGAGGGCACTGGATGAAATTGGAATAGAGGAGGAGATAAAAAAAATAGCGATACCTCTTGATAAACGAGCAATGCACGTAGTTGGTAAACCCATGTATTTTCAGCATTATGGCGAAGAAGGGGAGGCGATATGGTCTATATCAAGAGGGGTGTTAAATCGGAAGATGATTGATTTGGCTGAAGAAGCCGGTGTTAAATTCAAATTTGAAGAAAAAGTATGGGATGTTGATCTCCCAGCAGCCAAATTGCAAACAGGAGAAACCGAAAAAGGGGAATGGAAGGAGTACGCTTACGATTTGATTTTTGGTTGTGATGGAGCTTTTTCAAGAATTCGTCATAAAATGCAACGTCGGAGCAGGTTTGATTATTCACAGGATTTTATTGATGTTGGATACAAAGAATTGACCATTCCTGCTAATTCAGATGGCAGCCATAAGTTAGATGCCAATTCATTTCATATATGGCCACGCGGTCGATTTATGTTCATAGCGATGCCAAATATCGATGGTAGTTTTACCTGTACTCTGTTCATGCCCTTTGAAGGGGATATTTCTTTTGAAAGTATTAGAACCCATGAGGAAGCCAGGACTTTTTTTAGAACCCATTTCCCAAGTGTAGACCAGGAAATAGAGAATCTAGCACATGATTTTTTCAAGAACCCCACCAGTGCAATGGTAACAATGAAATGCTACCCTTGGACCTATTGGGACAAAGTAGCTCTAGTGGGTGATTCAGCGCATGCAATTGTACCCTTTTACGGACAAGGAATGAATGCCGGTTTTGAGGACATTTTTGTGTTGAATAAAATTATTAAAGAAGAAGGCGATAATTGGGAGGCGATTTTTCAGCAATACCAGAAAAAACGAAAACCAAATGCAGATGCCATTGCAGAGCTGAGTTATCGTAATTTTATGGAGATGAGTAGTAAAACAGCCGACCCAAAGTTCTTAATGCAAAAAAAGATAGAAAAAAGGTTTGCACAAAAGTATCCTGATAAGTGGGTGCCATTATACTCAAGAGTTACCTTTTCACATAGGCCTTATTCTGAAGCTTTGGCCATAGGCAACGCACAGGAAAAGATAATGTCACAAATTATGGATTTCCCAGATATTGAAAAAAAATGGGACAGCGATGAAATTGAGCAGGAAATTTTGAATATGTTACCTTAA
- a CDS encoding ClpP family protease, whose protein sequence is MSSKKGKVQEAIDEKLLEERKVFLWGMVDDDSAKHVIDRLLYLDMQNNKEIQLFINSPGGYVTSGFAMYDTIKSLKSPVSTICTGLAASMGSILLSVGKKGRRFIQPHAQVMIHQPSGGARGQASNIEIQAKEIIKTKELSAQILADNCGQDFDTVMRDFDRDYWMNAEESIEYGIVDGVLE, encoded by the coding sequence ATGAGTTCTAAAAAAGGAAAAGTACAGGAAGCAATAGATGAGAAATTATTAGAAGAAAGAAAAGTGTTTCTATGGGGAATGGTAGATGATGATTCTGCAAAACATGTTATTGATCGCTTGCTGTATTTAGATATGCAGAATAATAAAGAAATTCAGCTTTTTATTAATAGTCCTGGAGGGTATGTAACCTCTGGATTTGCAATGTACGATACGATAAAATCATTAAAGAGTCCTGTATCAACGATTTGTACCGGTTTGGCGGCCTCAATGGGTTCAATACTGCTTTCTGTGGGGAAAAAAGGAAGACGTTTTATTCAACCACATGCGCAAGTTATGATTCACCAACCAAGTGGTGGAGCAAGAGGGCAAGCATCTAATATCGAAATTCAGGCCAAAGAAATCATCAAAACCAAAGAATTGAGTGCTCAAATTTTAGCAGATAATTGCGGACAGGATTTTGATACGGTCATGCGAGATTTTGATAGGGATTACTGGATGAATGCAGAAGAATCGATAGAATACGGTATCGTTGACGGAGTTTTAGAATAG
- a CDS encoding zinc ribbon domain-containing protein: protein MAKKGEVTVEEKLRALYDLQLIDSRVDEIRNVRGELPLEVEDLEDDVLGLKTRLDKLKTDVETVNFEITAKKNLIEESKGLIKKYTEQQKNVRNSREFNSISKELEFQELEIQLAEKNIKEFKAQIEQKKVVISETKEKLSEREAHLKHKKSELNAILAETEKEEKALLSKSNEYQEQIEERLVKAYSRIRNNVKNGLAVVPIERGASGGSFFTIPPQVQVEIASRKKIITDEHSGRILVDPTLAEEEQLKMEKMFAKL, encoded by the coding sequence ATGGCAAAAAAAGGTGAAGTAACCGTAGAAGAGAAGTTAAGAGCATTATATGACTTGCAATTAATTGATTCTAGGGTTGATGAGATACGCAATGTTAGAGGTGAATTACCATTAGAAGTTGAAGATTTGGAGGATGATGTTTTAGGCCTTAAAACAAGATTAGATAAGCTTAAAACTGATGTAGAGACCGTTAATTTTGAAATTACTGCTAAAAAGAATTTGATTGAAGAATCAAAAGGCTTGATTAAAAAATATACCGAGCAGCAGAAGAATGTTCGAAACAGTAGAGAATTCAACTCAATTAGTAAGGAATTGGAATTTCAAGAACTCGAAATTCAATTGGCTGAAAAAAACATAAAAGAATTCAAAGCCCAAATAGAGCAAAAGAAAGTGGTTATCTCTGAAACAAAAGAGAAGTTAAGTGAAAGAGAAGCCCATTTGAAGCACAAAAAAAGTGAATTGAATGCGATTTTGGCCGAAACTGAAAAAGAGGAAAAAGCTCTTTTGAGCAAATCAAACGAATATCAGGAACAAATTGAAGAACGATTGGTTAAGGCATATTCTAGAATTAGAAACAATGTAAAAAACGGACTTGCAGTTGTTCCTATTGAAAGAGGTGCCTCAGGTGGTTCATTCTTTACTATACCACCACAGGTTCAGGTTGAGATTGCTTCGCGCAAAAAAATCATTACTGACGAGCATAGTGGTAGAATATTGGTTGACCCTACTCTTGCAGAAGAAGAGCAACTAAAAATGGAGAAAATGTTTGCCAAGTTGTAG
- a CDS encoding Nif3-like dinuclear metal center hexameric protein, protein MIVKEVTAILEELAPLENAEGFDNVGLLVGDYIQEVSGILVTLDTLENVVDEAVTTNCNLIVSFHPIIFNGLRKLTGTTYVERVVIKAIQNNIAIYSMHTALDNSDKGVNSKICEVLGVLKPQILIPKTNTIKKLTTYVPVESAQILKNALFEAGAGNIGKYDNCSFTSLGTGSFKAEEEANPTIGEIGEIHFEKEAQINITFSASVEKKVMNALFKNHPYEEVAYEILTLENRNQHIGMGMVGTLTNAMKEVDFLHLVQERMNASGIRHSQLLNKNIKKVAVLGGSGAFAIKDAKAAGADIFITADVKYHQFYEAEGKMIIADIGHFETEQFTKNLLVDYLTKKIPNFAIRLSESKTNPIKYL, encoded by the coding sequence ATGATAGTAAAAGAAGTTACAGCGATATTAGAGGAACTGGCTCCTTTAGAGAATGCCGAGGGATTTGATAATGTTGGACTTTTAGTTGGCGACTACATACAAGAAGTATCGGGCATTTTGGTGACATTGGATACTTTGGAAAACGTTGTTGACGAAGCAGTAACAACTAATTGTAACCTCATTGTAAGCTTCCACCCCATTATTTTCAATGGATTAAGAAAACTCACGGGAACCACATATGTTGAGCGAGTTGTAATAAAAGCTATTCAAAACAACATTGCGATTTACAGCATGCATACGGCACTTGATAATTCCGACAAGGGTGTTAATTCTAAAATATGCGAAGTTCTGGGTGTATTGAAACCCCAAATATTGATTCCAAAAACCAATACCATCAAAAAGTTAACTACTTACGTGCCCGTAGAGTCGGCGCAAATTTTAAAAAATGCACTTTTTGAAGCAGGAGCGGGTAACATAGGAAAATATGACAATTGTAGTTTTACCAGCTTAGGAACAGGTTCGTTTAAAGCGGAGGAAGAGGCAAATCCAACGATTGGTGAAATAGGAGAAATTCATTTTGAAAAAGAAGCACAAATCAATATTACCTTTTCTGCTTCTGTTGAGAAAAAAGTAATGAATGCACTTTTCAAAAATCACCCCTATGAAGAGGTGGCGTATGAAATATTGACCTTGGAAAACAGGAATCAACATATAGGAATGGGTATGGTCGGCACATTGACAAACGCTATGAAAGAAGTTGACTTTTTACATTTGGTACAAGAAAGAATGAATGCTTCAGGAATTAGACATTCCCAATTACTTAACAAGAACATTAAGAAAGTGGCTGTTCTTGGCGGCAGTGGAGCCTTTGCGATAAAAGATGCAAAAGCTGCCGGGGCAGATATTTTTATTACTGCAGATGTAAAATATCATCAGTTTTATGAGGCAGAGGGTAAAATGATAATTGCCGATATTGGACACTTTGAAACAGAACAGTTTACAAAAAATCTTTTAGTTGATTATCTTACGAAAAAAATTCCTAATTTTGCAATCCGTTTATCGGAAAGCAAAACGAATCCAATCAAGTATTTATAA